The genomic DNA CATGATGACCTTTGTAGCGACGGCAAAACGCTGATAAAACTTGTCGCATTGATGCACGATGTGGGAAAAGGGCTGAGTGGCGATCATCTCATAACTGGAGCAAATATCTTCAGAGCTTACGCAAACAAGCTAAAACTAAGCCCAAAAGCCATAAATATGGGTATCACGCTCATTAAAACTCATACTTTGATGAATAACGTAGCAAATAGAGAAGATATTTACAATGAGCAAGTTATACTGAATTTCATCTCAAATTTCCATGACAAACAAGCTATAAAATTGCTTTATATCCTTACTTATTGTCAGATTAATGCGACAAATGATGGCTTTTACAACTCATATAATGCAAAACTTTTAAGAGAGCTTTACGAGATAGCAATGAGTAGTTTTGATAAAAGTGAGGCAAATTTGCTTGATGAGGCTTCAAGAAGAACCAAAAAAATCGCTCTTATCAAAAAGCAAAAAGAGTTTTTGGAGCTTAGCAAAGATAAGCAAGAACTAATATTTTCTATACCTTCAAATTTATTGTTTATCAAATACCCGCCAAGCGAGATTATACGTATAGCGCTTTTTGCTGATAATTGCAGCAACATAGCCATAAACACAAATAACAAAGATGGCTTTTGTATAGAAATCATCACCAAACGTGGCTGGAACGTGTCTATGGTGCTAAGTAAATTAGCCCACCTAGACCTTGCTTATATGGAGATATTTGAGCTATTTGATAACAAATGCTTCGTCAAGCTTGAGTACAACAATCCAGCAAGCATAGCTGAAATGCAAAATTTAGAAATCATCATTATGGCAGCACTTTGTGATAAGCAAAGGGCAAATACCACAAAGCCAGTTATTTTGGAAAATGAAATTAGCTTTGATATTAATCATTCTGAAATTTATGCTAAAATCAACATCAACGCAAAAGATCAGCGTGGTTTGATGGCTTATATTTTAGAAGTGTTTGAGGAATTTGATATTAAGGTTGCTAATGCTAGAATTCAAACCATTAAAAATAGAACCAGAAATCTGTTTTTGATACAAAAAAGCGATAGCTTAGAAGCAAATTATAAAAAGATCTTAGACTTGATAGTCACAAAAGATCAGTAAATTTAAGTAGATAGATAAAAAGGAAATTTATGTGTGGAATAGTTGGTTACATAGGATCTAAAGAGAAAAAATCAGTCATAATAGGCGGCTTAAAAGAGCTTGAATACCGTGGGTATGATAGTGCTGGAATGGCCATCATGAGTGGCGAGTGCTGCAGTGATATACATTATTTTAAAGCAGTTGGAAAGCTTGAAAATTTATCAAATAAAATGAGCGATTTTAGCAGTGAGGGTTTTGGTGTGGCTATAGGTCATACACGCTGGGCGACGCACGGCAAACCAACAGAGATAAACGCCCACCCACATCTTGGCGAATATAGCTTCGTGATACACAATGGCATAATAGAAAATTATAAAGAGTTAAAAGATGAGCTTGAAAGCCAGGGGGTTAAATTCATCTCTCAAACAGATACTGAAGTCATCGTTCATCTTTTTGAGAGATACAACAAAACAGCTAAAAGCCCATTTGAAGCCTATAAACAAACAATAGCAAGACTAAGGGGAGCTTACGCTACTTTGCTTATCACAAAAGCAGCTTATGGTGAAGTGTTTTTTGCCAAAAATGCAGCTCCGCTTATCGTAGCTAAAAATGGCGATGAGATATATTTTTCTAGCTCAGATGCGTCACTTATCGGTCTTGGAAAAGAGGCAATGTACCTTGAAGACGGCGTCATCGGACACGCTAAACTAGGAGCTATTGAGATTTTTGATAAAAACCTAAAAGCCTTGCAACTATCATTTACAGAGCTACCAAAGGACAAAGGATACGCTCAAAAAGATGGTTATAGATTTTTCATGGAAAAAGAAATTTACGAGCAAAGTCAAGTCATCAGCGAATGTTTGATGGGTAGAGTTAAAGATGATAATGTAAATTTAGAAGTGAGCGATGATGTTTTTGATGGTATAGATGAGGTTGTGCTTTGTGCTTGTGGTACGAGCTATCATGCCGCAATCACTGCTAGTTATTTGTTTGAGAGAATTGCCAAAATCAGAGCCAAAGTCGAAATCGCAAGTGAGTTTAGATACAAAGAGCCGCTTTTAAAACCAAACTCACTCTTCATCGTCATATCGCAAAGTGGCGAGACAGCCGATACCCTTGAGGCCTTAAAAATCGCAAAGGAGCATGGCTTAAAAACAATGGCGATTTGCAATGTTGATAACTCAAGTATAGTTAGGCTCGCTGGTGAGGTTATGCTGACCCGTGCTGGAATAGAAAAGGGCGTAGCAAGTACAAAAGCGTTTGCTACTCAAGTCATTTGCCTATGGCTTTTGAGCTTAAAATTAGCCAAACTTAGAAACGTGATAGATGAAAAAACAATGCTTAATGAGCTAAAAGCACTTAGAAATATTCCAAGCGTGGTACACTTTGATCCAAAACTTCAAGAGAGGATTTACAGACTTGCTAAGCATTATTTGCATGGTCATGGATTTTTCTTTATTGGGCGTGATATATTTTATCCGCTTGCCTTAGAGGGCGCTTTAAAGCTAAAAGAGATAAGTTATTTGCACGCTGAGGGCTATCCTGCTGGAGAGATGAAGCATGGGCCAATTGCCTTAGCTGATGATGGCCTTTATACTATAGCACTTTTGCCTTCAACTCTTTTGTATGAAAAAACCAAATCAAACGTCGAAGAGCTAGCTGCAAGGGACGCGAATATCACAGCTATTAGCCCAGTTGCATTTGAGCTTAGTGATGATTTTATTCAGACAAATACGTATGAGCACCCTATGAGTGAGTTTTTTGAGATGATGATAGTGCTTCAGCTTTTTGCTTTAGAGATTTCTATCAGACTTGGAAATGACGTGGATATGCCAAGAAACCTTGCAAAAAGCGTTACTGTAGAGTAAGATTATTTGTGAGATAAATTTAGGAGAAGAGATTGGGTAAACTTTTTAAAATATTTTTTATTTTTATATCTGTTTGCCTAGTCGTGTTGTCTGTTTTTTACTATGGTTATTTGCAATCACAAAAAGAGCAAACCATAAAAAAATACTTTGATTTTAACTCAGAACTCATGGCTAGATCTTTAGAAAATGAACGTCTAAATGCTCTAGCCATATCTATACTTCTTTCAAAAAGTGATACTATAAAAAACTGCTACGTTACACAAAATCATGAGATATGTATGAACGCCGCAAAAGAGTTTATCGGTATCATTGGACATATTCCAAAGTATAAAGATGTCAATATACATATGCATAATGCAGATGTCATAAGCCTTGCAAGAAGCTGGGATGATACTAAATTTGGTGATAATCTTAGTGGCTTTAGATATATGCTAAATGATATCAAAAACAATATGCAGCCACTTTCTGGCATAGAAGTCGGAAGATGTGGAATGTTTATACGTGGGATTTCTCCTATATTTTTTGAAAATAAATTTATGGGGAGTTTGGAAGTAATGCTGAATTTTTCAGCCCTCGATGATGTTGCTAAAAATCAAGGACTAAATATATTCATACTTTTAGATAAAAGCTTTGATAGTGATTGTATACAAGATATAGATAAAAATTTGCTAAAAAATCATTATATATTAAACCAAAATATATCAAATGTAAATTTACTGCCAAATTTACGGAGATTTAACTATGAAAATCTAAAATTTTCTAGACTTGGCGATGATTATTTCTACTCAAAACCACTAATAGACATATCTAATAATAAAATTGGATATATAGTCTTGCACTATAATGATAACGTCATATCCACTTCTAGACTAGAGAGAATTCTTAACTAAAGAATCGATAAGTTTTTCTTTGAATAAAGAGATTTTATAAGTAAATTTGCTACCTTTTGTTGGGATTGATTCGACATTGTATTTTATGTTGTATTTATTGCAAATATTTAAAACTATATTTAGTCCAAGACCAAACCCGCCTTGAGATAGATCCTCTCTCGCATATCTTTGCCATATAATTTTAGTATCTTTTATGCCTTTTCCATAGTCTTTTACTGTAAATACTGCTTGATTATCTATCTTATCTAGATAAATTTCTATTTTATTTGCGCTTTTTGAATATTTTATAGCGTTTGATATATTGTTGTCTATGAGTCTAGTAAGCTCTATCTCGCTCATAAAAACTTTTAAATTTGGAGTTATTAAATATTTGATTTCTATATTTTTTGACCTTGCTATCGTGGTTAAAAATCTAACTCTTTGTTCTAAAAACTCTGAAAAGTTTATAACTTTTTTTGGAAAATTTTCGTATGAGTGTTTGATAAAAAACTCAACATCTTCATAGGTTATCTTCATCTGTTTTAGAGCTGATTTGATTCGATGTGTATTTTTGTTTTTTAGTTCTAACATCTCTAAATTTATGGTGGCTACTCCAAGTGGAGTCTTTAACTCATGCATTGCGTCATTAAAAAATGAGTCCATTATCTTTTTTTGTTTCTCGTGAATTTTGAGCGTACTGTGATATACGAAGTATACTGATATAAAAATAACGATGATCGTACTAACAAAAAGCAAGGCGCCAATAAGGGCTATTTTGTACCAGTTTTGCTTTTTTGCTACAACCAAAAAATGTAGTTTTTTATCTAAAAATAGGGCAGTTTTATAGTATATAAATCCACTATTTACCAAGACTTGGAAGTTTAAATTTGCTGGATTTTTGCTTAGTTTTGAGATGATGATATTTTCGTTGCAGTCATAAAGGGCAAACTCATATATCAAGCTATCTTCATTTTTTAGATTTTGTATATTTTGCTCTAAATAACTGCTTTTGTTTGTAAGCAAGATTATGTCTTTGTTTTGCTCGTTTTTTATGCTTAAATTTATGGTTTGAATACCTTGCGCTACAAATAAAAGCATCAAAATAAGCGTAGCAAGGATTGGGATTTTTATCTGATTAAACATTTATCTTATATCCCATGCCTCTGTGAGAGATGATAAAATCATCA from Campylobacter iguaniorum includes the following:
- a CDS encoding sensor histidine kinase, which encodes MFNQIKIPILATLILMLLFVAQGIQTINLSIKNEQNKDIILLTNKSSYLEQNIQNLKNEDSLIYEFALYDCNENIIISKLSKNPANLNFQVLVNSGFIYYKTALFLDKKLHFLVVAKKQNWYKIALIGALLFVSTIIVIFISVYFVYHSTLKIHEKQKKIMDSFFNDAMHELKTPLGVATINLEMLELKNKNTHRIKSALKQMKITYEDVEFFIKHSYENFPKKVINFSEFLEQRVRFLTTIARSKNIEIKYLITPNLKVFMSEIELTRLIDNNISNAIKYSKSANKIEIYLDKIDNQAVFTVKDYGKGIKDTKIIWQRYAREDLSQGGFGLGLNIVLNICNKYNIKYNVESIPTKGSKFTYKISLFKEKLIDSLVKNSL
- a CDS encoding cache domain-containing protein, which gives rise to MGKLFKIFFIFISVCLVVLSVFYYGYLQSQKEQTIKKYFDFNSELMARSLENERLNALAISILLSKSDTIKNCYVTQNHEICMNAAKEFIGIIGHIPKYKDVNIHMHNADVISLARSWDDTKFGDNLSGFRYMLNDIKNNMQPLSGIEVGRCGMFIRGISPIFFENKFMGSLEVMLNFSALDDVAKNQGLNIFILLDKSFDSDCIQDIDKNLLKNHYILNQNISNVNLLPNLRRFNYENLKFSRLGDDYFYSKPLIDISNNKIGYIVLHYNDNVISTSRLERILN
- the glmS gene encoding glutamine--fructose-6-phosphate transaminase (isomerizing), which translates into the protein MCGIVGYIGSKEKKSVIIGGLKELEYRGYDSAGMAIMSGECCSDIHYFKAVGKLENLSNKMSDFSSEGFGVAIGHTRWATHGKPTEINAHPHLGEYSFVIHNGIIENYKELKDELESQGVKFISQTDTEVIVHLFERYNKTAKSPFEAYKQTIARLRGAYATLLITKAAYGEVFFAKNAAPLIVAKNGDEIYFSSSDASLIGLGKEAMYLEDGVIGHAKLGAIEIFDKNLKALQLSFTELPKDKGYAQKDGYRFFMEKEIYEQSQVISECLMGRVKDDNVNLEVSDDVFDGIDEVVLCACGTSYHAAITASYLFERIAKIRAKVEIASEFRYKEPLLKPNSLFIVISQSGETADTLEALKIAKEHGLKTMAICNVDNSSIVRLAGEVMLTRAGIEKGVASTKAFATQVICLWLLSLKLAKLRNVIDEKTMLNELKALRNIPSVVHFDPKLQERIYRLAKHYLHGHGFFFIGRDIFYPLALEGALKLKEISYLHAEGYPAGEMKHGPIALADDGLYTIALLPSTLLYEKTKSNVEELAARDANITAISPVAFELSDDFIQTNTYEHPMSEFFEMMIVLQLFALEISIRLGNDVDMPRNLAKSVTVE